In Halococcus saccharolyticus DSM 5350, one genomic interval encodes:
- the coxB gene encoding cytochrome c oxidase subunit II: protein MARRRAKAGGMFAVALFAVAVEPAAAQSINRALIQNLNRQLLYVAAPIAILVETILFYAVWKHRNNRDPSPTKENRSLEITWTIATAIILLFVGFASYNVLLSPYISPTLGDAEIQTNASEQALQGAAVPDDPNATEVEVIAYRWGWEFVYPEANVTTHNTTVVPANTDIYYHLTAREVIHAFHAPELGLKQDAVPGEYNTIRTNVGETGEYRVYCSEFCGAGHSRMYANLTVVSQDRYQSWLDEQRAGNDPEATNTTNVSSTNGSAARPAPA from the coding sequence ATGGCACGCAGGCGCGCGAAAGCGGGAGGCATGTTCGCCGTCGCGCTGTTCGCCGTCGCCGTCGAGCCGGCCGCGGCCCAGTCGATCAATCGGGCGCTGATCCAAAATCTGAATCGGCAGCTGCTGTACGTCGCCGCGCCGATCGCGATCCTGGTCGAGACCATCCTCTTCTATGCGGTCTGGAAACACCGCAACAACCGGGACCCCTCGCCGACCAAGGAGAACCGATCGCTCGAGATCACGTGGACCATCGCGACCGCGATCATCCTGCTATTCGTCGGGTTCGCGTCGTACAACGTCCTCCTGAGCCCGTACATCTCGCCGACTCTCGGCGACGCCGAGATCCAGACGAACGCCTCCGAACAAGCCCTCCAGGGGGCGGCCGTCCCCGACGATCCGAACGCGACCGAGGTCGAGGTGATCGCGTACCGCTGGGGCTGGGAGTTCGTCTATCCCGAGGCGAACGTCACCACCCACAACACCACGGTCGTGCCGGCGAACACCGACATCTACTACCATCTCACCGCTCGTGAGGTGATCCACGCGTTCCACGCACCCGAACTCGGACTGAAACAGGACGCGGTCCCGGGTGAGTACAACACCATCCGGACGAACGTCGGCGAGACCGGCGAGTACCGGGTCTACTGCTCGGAGTTCTGCGGCGCGGGCCACTCCCGGATGTACGCGAACCTCACGGTGGTGAGTCAGGATCGGTATCAGTCCTGGCTCGACGAGCAGCGAGC
- a CDS encoding DUF6789 family protein, whose translation MVNAGSLIERVTGQPESAALADLRRIVVGGVVGAIAGGLGTLAFSIVLYIAIVLGAFEPAQFGELAGLAGIGDPIVGEGNPLVGYLIFVGGGMTTWPFLFAALHHYLPGWRMAVSGITFAAIGWAGFSIAFYSGQTGTDLLLFVVLTFVGQCLYGFVLGLVFEYAEPRVDVAFVGTTFQ comes from the coding sequence ATGGTCAACGCTGGGTCCCTCATCGAACGGGTGACGGGCCAACCCGAATCCGCAGCGCTCGCGGACCTCAGACGGATCGTCGTCGGCGGGGTCGTCGGCGCGATCGCCGGCGGGCTCGGCACGCTCGCGTTCTCGATCGTCCTCTATATCGCGATCGTTCTCGGCGCGTTCGAACCCGCCCAGTTCGGCGAACTCGCGGGACTCGCCGGAATCGGCGACCCGATCGTGGGCGAGGGCAACCCACTGGTCGGCTACCTCATCTTCGTCGGCGGCGGGATGACGACGTGGCCGTTCCTGTTCGCCGCGCTCCATCACTACCTCCCCGGCTGGCGGATGGCGGTCAGCGGGATCACCTTCGCGGCCATCGGGTGGGCCGGCTTCTCGATCGCCTTCTATTCGGGCCAGACCGGCACCGATCTCCTCCTCTTCGTCGTACTCACGTTCGTCGGCCAGTGTCTCTACGGGTTCGTCCTCGGGTTGGTCTTCGAGTACGCCGAACCCCGCGTCGACGTCGCCTTCGTCGGAACGACGTTCCAGTGA